The following coding sequences lie in one Spinacia oleracea cultivar Varoflay chromosome 1, BTI_SOV_V1, whole genome shotgun sequence genomic window:
- the LOC110778802 gene encoding uncharacterized protein: protein MVNLRRTQTSDNPFQTQSNSVSSILNLLKKPQAFPLLLLIFLLLTWVSLKFQNRSYFSPQLQNPQRWSKEEDLKANLVRFLPSQLAKDKRGWLLNPVAAATDAGINGGAVTCASVHVGEIRPGGIRGNHRHYTSNETFIIWGARIKFRLENSKIVDKGYAEVVIGADEVAVAASPSGKAHALVNLDPIRTAFLLGCQDDIVNYNSSSTAYNIWNDL from the exons ATGGTGAATCTAAGAAGAACCCAAACTTCAGACAACCCTTTTCAAACCCAGTCaaattctgtgtcctcaattctTAATTTGTTAAAAAAGCCTCAAGCTTTTCCTTTACTTCTCTTAATATTCCTTCTTCTCACTTGGGTTTCTCTCAAATTCCAAAACCGTTCTTATTTCTCTCCCCAACTTCAAAATCCTCAAAGATGGAGTAAAGAGGAAGACCTAAAAGCTAATTTGGTTAGGTTCCTACCTTCTCAATTGGCTAAAGACAAAAGGGGTTGGTTGCTTAATCCTGTTGCTGCTGCAACTGACGCTGGTATTAATG GTGGGGCTGTGACCTGTGCTTCAGTTCATGTTGGCGAAATTCGGCCGGGAGGAATTAGAGGAAATCATAGACACTATACTTCCAACGAGACATTCATCATTTGGGGTGCTCGTATAAAGTTTAGG CTGGAGAACAGTAAAATAGTTGATAAAGGGTATGCTGAAGTAGTAATTGGTGCTGATGAGGTTGCTGTTGCAGCTAGTCCAAGTGGGAAAGCTCATGCGCTGGTGAATCTAGATCCGATAAGGACCGCATTCCTTTTGGGATGCCAAGATGACATAGTTAACTATAACAGTTCAAGTACTGCTTATAATATCTGGAATGATCTTTGA
- the LOC110778804 gene encoding cytosolic sulfotransferase 5 produces MNQNQKQEEIILSGKEVQQLMQCLPKATFVGSKIMKYQGFWYHDNHIQNVLAFQRHFQARDTDLIIASLPKTGTTWLKSLLFAVVNRAHYSTNHHQNPLLTNHPHELVYSLETDVYSKAFVYPHPHHLNELSSPRLLSTHLPYASLPESIKNSGCRILYITRNPLDTLVSLYYFSMKVMKKYFSMDVMKMILGMFYPTPSMEDFFEAFCEDRIPFGPFFDHVVGYWKESLEQPDKVLFLKYEELKDDPTIQLKRLAEFVGMPFTSQEESEGVIQQIIDMCSIKKMKELEVNKTGVINKLFEKKTYFRKGEVGDWTHHFTAPMVEKMKKLMEEKLEGTDLSYKLLS; encoded by the coding sequence ATGAATCAGAACCAAAAACAGGAGGAAATCATATTGTCTGGAAAGGAAGTTCAACAACTTATGCAATGTCTTCCGAAGGCTACCTTCGTCGGCAGCAAGATAATGAAATACCAAGGTTTCTGGTACCATGATAACCATATCCAAAATGTCCTCGCGTTTCAAAGACACTTTCAGGCTCGAGACACCGACCTTATCATTGCTAGCCTCCCCAAAACCGGTACCACTTGGCTGAAATCCCTACTATTCGCGGTTGTTAACCGTGCCCACTACTCCACAAATCATCACCAAAATCCTCTGCTCACGAACCATCCTCATGAGCTTGTGTACAGCCTAGAGACTGATGTTTATAGTAAGGCCTTTGTCTATCCTCACCCACACCATCTTAATGAGCTTTCCTCTCCAAGACTTTTGAGCACACACCTGCCCTACGCGTCACTTCCTGAATCTATCAAGAATTCTGGGTGTCGGATTTTGTACATCACCAGAAATCCCTTGGACACGCTTGTTTCtctatattatttttcaatgaaaGTGATGAAGAAGTACTTTTCCATGGATGTTATGAAGATGATATTGGGTATGTTTTATCCTACTCCCAGTATGGAGGATTTCTTCGAAGCTTTTTGTGAGGATCGAATCCCTTTTGGGCCATTCTTTGATCATGTTGTTGGGTATTGGAAGGAGAGTTTAGAGCAACCTGACAAGGTGTTGTTCCTCAAGTATGAAGAATTGAAGGATGATCCCACGATTCAGTTGAAGAGATTGGCTGAATTTGTGGGTATGCCATTTACTTCCCAAGAGGAAAGTGAAGGTGTCATACAACAAATTATAGATATGTGTAGCATCAAGAAAATGAAAGAATTGGAAGTTAACAAGACGGGAGTAATCAACAAGCTATTTGAGAAGAAGACATACTTTAGGAAAGGGGAGGTGGGAGATTGGACTCACCATTTCACAGCTCCCATGGTGGAGAAGATGAAGAAACTTATGGAAGAAAAACTTGAAGGCACTGATTTATCCTATAAATTACTTTCctaa